In Salinibacterium sp. dk2585, a single window of DNA contains:
- a CDS encoding GNAT family N-acetyltransferase — MSEKFSHEADAHRYTLRIDGELISVLDYAPGGDRVSFTRTYTSPAHRGKGYAAKVTEYAVNDVEAQGGRRIVPMCWFVGQWFDEHPERAELLAR, encoded by the coding sequence ATGTCCGAGAAGTTCAGTCACGAAGCGGATGCCCACCGCTACACGCTGCGCATCGACGGCGAGCTCATCAGCGTGCTCGACTACGCGCCAGGCGGCGACCGCGTCTCGTTTACGCGCACCTATACAAGCCCCGCCCATCGCGGCAAGGGCTACGCGGCCAAGGTCACGGAGTACGCCGTCAACGATGTCGAGGCGCAGGGCGGCAGGCGCATCGTGCCCATGTGCTGGTTCGTGGGGCAGTGGTTCGACGAGCACCCCGAGCGCGCCGAACTGCTCGCGCGATAG
- a CDS encoding glutathione peroxidase, with protein sequence MTLTEIPLTRLDGTVERFADYADKVVLVVNVASRCGLAPQYEQLEELQRKYGERGFTVLGFPSNQFAQELKSSDDIAEYCSTTWGVTFPMMEKTKVNGGKKHPLYAELHKAKDSAGLAGPILWNFEKFLVLPNGEVHRFRPTTKPDDPAIIELIEANLPN encoded by the coding sequence ATGACCCTCACGGAGATCCCCCTCACGCGACTCGACGGCACGGTCGAGCGCTTCGCCGACTACGCCGACAAGGTCGTGCTCGTCGTCAATGTCGCATCCCGCTGTGGGCTCGCACCCCAGTACGAGCAACTCGAGGAGCTCCAGCGCAAGTACGGTGAACGCGGCTTCACGGTGCTCGGCTTCCCCAGCAACCAGTTCGCGCAGGAGCTCAAGAGCAGCGACGATATCGCGGAGTACTGCTCCACGACGTGGGGCGTCACCTTCCCGATGATGGAAAAGACGAAGGTCAACGGGGGCAAGAAGCATCCGCTCTATGCCGAGCTGCACAAGGCGAAGGACTCGGCCGGACTCGCCGGACCCATCCTCTGGAACTTCGAGAAGTTCCTCGTGCTGCCGAACGGCGAGGTGCACCGCTTCCGTCCCACAACCAAGCCAGACGACCCCGCCATCATCGAACTCATCGAAGCCAACCTGCCGAACTAG
- a CDS encoding acetyl-CoA C-acyltransferase, translating to MTEAFLIGGARTPVGRYGGALSSVRPDDLAALVIKEAVTRAGIDPADVDEVIMGNANGAGEENRNVARMAWLLAGFPDHVPGLTVNRLCASGLSAIVLASQMIRSGDADIVVAGGVESMSRAPWVMEKPDKAFAKPGQTFDTSIGWRFVNPRFAKGGDLSRDDKFTLSMPETGEEVAEVYGISREDADAFAVRSHANALAAIEGGYFKDEIVPVTVKGRKGDTVVDTDEGPRAGTTAEVLAGLRPVVKPGGVVTAGNSSSLNDGASAIVVASERAVEKFGLAARARIVAGTSAGVAPPVMGIGPIPATQKLLDRTGMTVDQFGAVELNEAFATQSLATVRGLGIDPEIVNRNGGAIALGHPLGSSGSRLVVTLLGRMEREDAKRGLATMCVGVGQGTSMIIERV from the coding sequence ATGACTGAAGCCTTCCTCATCGGCGGCGCCCGCACCCCCGTCGGTCGCTATGGGGGCGCGCTCTCCTCCGTGCGCCCCGACGACCTGGCGGCGCTGGTGATCAAGGAGGCGGTCACGCGCGCGGGCATCGACCCCGCCGACGTTGACGAGGTCATCATGGGCAACGCCAATGGTGCCGGCGAGGAGAACCGCAACGTCGCCCGCATGGCATGGCTGCTCGCAGGCTTCCCCGACCACGTGCCCGGCCTGACGGTCAACCGCCTGTGCGCATCCGGCCTCAGTGCGATCGTGCTCGCCTCGCAGATGATCCGCTCGGGCGACGCCGACATCGTCGTCGCAGGCGGTGTTGAGTCGATGAGCCGCGCGCCCTGGGTGATGGAGAAGCCTGACAAGGCCTTCGCGAAGCCTGGCCAGACCTTCGACACCTCGATCGGATGGCGCTTCGTCAACCCCCGCTTCGCGAAGGGTGGCGACCTGTCGCGCGATGACAAGTTCACGCTGTCGATGCCCGAGACGGGTGAGGAGGTGGCTGAGGTCTACGGAATCTCCCGCGAGGACGCCGACGCCTTCGCCGTTCGCTCGCACGCCAACGCGCTCGCCGCGATCGAGGGGGGTTACTTTAAGGACGAGATTGTTCCCGTGACGGTCAAGGGTCGCAAGGGCGACACTGTGGTCGACACGGATGAGGGGCCGCGCGCGGGCACGACCGCTGAGGTGCTCGCGGGGCTGCGTCCCGTCGTCAAGCCCGGCGGTGTCGTCACGGCCGGCAACTCGAGCTCGCTCAACGACGGTGCCTCGGCAATCGTCGTCGCATCGGAGCGCGCTGTCGAGAAGTTCGGCCTCGCGGCACGGGCCCGCATCGTCGCCGGCACCTCGGCGGGTGTCGCGCCGCCCGTCATGGGCATCGGCCCGATCCCCGCGACGCAGAAGCTGCTCGACCGCACGGGCATGACGGTCGACCAGTTCGGTGCCGTCGAGCTCAACGAGGCCTTCGCGACCCAGTCGCTCGCGACGGTGCGCGGGCTCGGCATCGACCCTGAGATCGTGAACCGCAATGGCGGCGCGATCGCTTTGGGGCATCCGCTCGGCTCCAGCGGGTCGCGCCTCGTCGTGACGCTCCTCGGGCGCATGGAGCGTGAGGATGCCAAGCGCGGCCTCGCGACCATGTGCGTCGGTGTGGGGCAGGGCACCTCGATGATCATCGAACGCGTCTAA
- a CDS encoding VOC family protein: MSLRWEQVVVDCHDFKKLGHWWADALGWEIVDEEEGVEIRNPAGGPTLLFLDTPDEKVVKNRLHLDFVPDDQAAEVARLEELGATRADVGQGDSTWVVMADPEGNEFCVLSARG; this comes from the coding sequence ATGTCACTCAGATGGGAACAGGTCGTCGTCGACTGCCACGACTTCAAGAAGCTTGGCCACTGGTGGGCGGATGCCCTCGGCTGGGAGATCGTCGATGAGGAGGAGGGCGTCGAGATCAGGAACCCCGCTGGCGGCCCGACGCTCCTCTTCTTGGACACCCCCGACGAGAAGGTCGTCAAGAACCGCCTGCACCTCGATTTCGTGCCCGACGATCAGGCGGCCGAGGTTGCGCGCCTCGAGGAGCTCGGGGCGACCCGCGCCGACGTGGGCCAGGGCGACTCGACCTGGGTCGTCATGGCCGACCCCGAGGGCAACGAGTTCTGCGTGCTCAGCGCGCGCGGGTAG
- a CDS encoding tryptophan synthase subunit alpha: protein MTERGPHPEQARPERMPRGGASLEVLRAEAHQELDTVIEERLLGGEDPWNFMEELPSVDEMVVYLLRADAINANDGVLPSPTREYRVMRQIALEHPALTPTVWRMLEADGTLKSRGAA from the coding sequence ATGACAGAGCGCGGCCCGCACCCCGAACAGGCCAGGCCTGAGCGGATGCCGCGCGGTGGCGCCAGCCTTGAAGTGCTGCGCGCCGAGGCTCACCAGGAACTCGACACCGTCATCGAGGAGCGACTGCTCGGTGGCGAAGACCCGTGGAACTTCATGGAAGAACTGCCCAGCGTCGACGAGATGGTCGTCTACCTCCTTCGCGCCGACGCGATCAACGCCAACGACGGCGTGCTCCCCTCGCCAACCCGCGAGTACCGGGTGATGCGGCAGATCGCGCTCGAGCATCCGGCCCTCACCCCGACGGTGTGGCGCATGCTCGAGGCAGACGGCACCCTCAAATCCCGCGGAGCGGCATAG
- a CDS encoding histidine phosphatase family protein yields the protein MRLHLIRHGQTPANVLGLLDTAHPGPGLTELGHEQARRIPAQLDAIDALYTSELVRTHLTAEPLAATRGLNRTTLPGLHEIEAGDLEGRSDRDAVITYLKTTFAWGIGELDARMPGGPSGRDFFERYDADIETILGSGADSAALVSHGAAIRVWVARHARNVATSFAAEHKLENTGIVVMEGSFAEGWTLRRWQETLVDELTDATGPDPTAETLETVVGSEQADRLVHENARQVAGE from the coding sequence ATGCGACTCCACCTCATCCGCCACGGGCAGACACCGGCCAACGTGCTCGGGCTACTGGACACTGCACACCCCGGCCCCGGGCTGACCGAGCTCGGACACGAGCAGGCGCGCCGCATCCCCGCTCAGCTGGATGCCATCGACGCGCTCTACACCTCGGAACTCGTGCGCACACACCTGACGGCTGAGCCCCTCGCCGCGACGCGCGGCCTCAACCGCACCACCCTGCCAGGCCTCCACGAGATCGAGGCGGGCGACCTCGAGGGCCGCAGCGACCGCGACGCCGTCATCACATACCTCAAGACGACCTTCGCGTGGGGCATCGGCGAACTCGACGCACGCATGCCCGGCGGACCGAGCGGGCGCGACTTCTTCGAGCGCTACGACGCCGACATCGAGACAATCCTCGGCAGTGGGGCAGATTCCGCGGCCCTCGTCAGCCACGGCGCCGCCATCCGCGTCTGGGTGGCCCGCCACGCACGCAACGTCGCCACCTCCTTCGCCGCCGAACACAAGCTCGAGAACACGGGCATCGTCGTCATGGAGGGCTCCTTCGCGGAAGGGTGGACCCTCCGCCGCTGGCAGGAGACCCTCGTCGACGAACTGACGGATGCCACAGGTCCCGACCCCACGGCAGAAACCCTCGAGACGGTCGTCGGTTCAGAGCAGGCCGACCGTCTCGTGCACGAGAACGCGCGTCAGGTGGCCGGTGAGTAG
- a CDS encoding ABC transporter ATP-binding protein: MTETNVHDGGVSIRGVGKSFGPTDARSTVLQDVDLNIRMGEFVSVIGPSGCGKSTLLKVVAGLLDADEGNVTIDGESVTAATRNKMIGLVPQAPALLPWRTVLDNVTLPMRVNKGTNAGRATRDARELLESFGLGHAVDKYPSQLSGGMQQRAAIARAFVFDPSVLLMDEPFSALDEMNRDQQRMGLLEFWQSNRKAVMFVTHSVPEAIILSDRIVVMAAHPGRIAEIIPVDLPRPRGEELYATDEFRDLEARVRTSLRRVMGGL; this comes from the coding sequence ATGACGGAGACGAACGTGCATGACGGAGGCGTCAGCATCCGTGGCGTCGGCAAGAGCTTCGGGCCAACGGATGCCCGCAGCACGGTGCTGCAGGACGTCGACCTGAACATCCGCATGGGCGAGTTCGTCTCCGTCATCGGGCCGAGCGGCTGCGGCAAGTCGACCCTGCTGAAGGTCGTCGCCGGCCTGCTCGACGCCGACGAGGGCAACGTCACGATCGACGGCGAGTCGGTCACCGCGGCAACGCGCAACAAGATGATCGGGCTGGTTCCGCAAGCTCCCGCCCTGCTGCCGTGGCGCACAGTGCTCGACAACGTGACCCTGCCGATGCGGGTCAATAAGGGCACGAACGCGGGGCGTGCGACGCGGGATGCCCGCGAGCTGCTCGAATCGTTCGGCCTCGGCCACGCGGTCGACAAGTACCCCTCGCAGCTCTCGGGTGGCATGCAGCAGCGTGCCGCGATCGCTCGCGCCTTCGTCTTCGACCCGAGCGTGCTCCTCATGGACGAACCCTTCTCGGCGCTCGACGAGATGAACCGCGACCAGCAGCGGATGGGACTCCTCGAGTTCTGGCAGTCCAACCGCAAGGCCGTCATGTTCGTCACGCACTCCGTGCCCGAGGCGATCATCCTGTCCGACCGCATCGTCGTCATGGCGGCGCACCCGGGCCGCATCGCCGAGATCATCCCCGTCGACCTTCCGCGCCCGCGTGGCGAGGAGCTCTACGCGACCGACGAATTCAGGGACCTTGAGGCAAGGGTTCGCACGAGCCTGCGCCGCGTCATGGGAGGACTGTGA
- a CDS encoding NtaA/DmoA family FMN-dependent monooxygenase (This protein belongs to a clade of FMN-dependent monooxygenases, within a broader family of flavin-dependent oxidoreductases, the luciferase-like monooxygenase (LMM) family, some of whose members use coenzyme F420 rather than FMN.), which translates to MKKLRFGLFENAQANDSGTATWRHPENKRDHFDRLDYWLEIARMCEDAKLDFVFLADAWGWSEVNGQRPDVTVTESLDLPRLDPAIVAAALAASTSQLGLVITGSTLLEQPYAFARRMATLDHISKGRVGWNVVTTGTAETAAGAFGIPMVAHDDRYDMADDFMDLVYKLWEGSWEPDALERDKQGRFADPAKVHRITHEGPYFKSDGYGQTSYSPQGTPVLFQAGSSDRGVRFGGTHGEAIFLGGSSIEKMAEQVRGIRAEAVNQGRLPESIKIMSAFSCVIGATEEEAKAKHQAVLDAQDPAVAVASYAMFTGLDLSSYDPATPMTDLHTELSQTQISRFAGLTVGDVLKDWHEKGVRGTPFVGTAEQVADEMCMRAETADLDGFLLTPLVQPGSTRDFIDHVLPILRERGVAASEYEGETLRERLIGTAPTLGDDHPAARFRAARVTAS; encoded by the coding sequence GTGAAGAAACTGCGATTCGGCCTGTTCGAAAACGCCCAGGCCAACGACTCCGGAACCGCTACGTGGCGCCACCCCGAGAACAAGCGCGACCACTTCGACCGCCTCGACTACTGGCTTGAGATCGCCCGCATGTGTGAGGACGCCAAGCTCGACTTCGTCTTCCTCGCCGACGCGTGGGGCTGGTCCGAGGTCAATGGGCAGCGGCCGGATGTCACGGTCACCGAGAGCCTCGACCTGCCTCGCCTCGACCCGGCCATCGTCGCCGCGGCACTCGCGGCATCCACCTCGCAGCTGGGCCTCGTCATCACGGGCTCGACCCTGCTGGAGCAGCCCTACGCATTCGCCCGCCGCATGGCGACCCTCGACCACATCTCGAAGGGCCGCGTCGGCTGGAACGTCGTGACGACCGGAACCGCGGAGACCGCGGCGGGTGCCTTCGGCATTCCCATGGTCGCGCACGACGACCGCTATGACATGGCCGACGACTTCATGGACCTCGTCTACAAGCTGTGGGAGGGCTCGTGGGAGCCCGACGCGCTCGAGCGCGACAAGCAGGGCCGCTTCGCCGACCCTGCCAAGGTGCACCGCATCACGCACGAGGGCCCGTACTTCAAGTCGGATGGCTACGGCCAGACCTCCTACTCGCCGCAGGGCACGCCCGTGCTCTTCCAGGCCGGATCCTCCGACCGCGGGGTGCGCTTCGGTGGCACGCACGGCGAGGCGATCTTCCTCGGCGGATCGTCGATCGAGAAGATGGCGGAGCAGGTGCGCGGCATCCGTGCTGAGGCCGTGAACCAGGGTCGCCTTCCCGAGTCGATCAAGATCATGTCGGCCTTCTCGTGCGTCATCGGCGCGACCGAGGAGGAGGCCAAGGCGAAGCATCAGGCGGTGCTCGACGCGCAGGACCCCGCCGTCGCGGTTGCCTCCTACGCGATGTTCACGGGCCTCGACCTCTCCTCATACGACCCCGCGACGCCCATGACCGACCTTCACACGGAGCTCTCGCAGACGCAGATCTCGCGCTTCGCGGGACTCACGGTGGGCGACGTGCTCAAGGACTGGCATGAGAAGGGCGTGCGCGGCACCCCCTTCGTTGGCACGGCCGAGCAGGTCGCCGACGAGATGTGCATGCGCGCCGAGACGGCCGACCTCGACGGCTTCCTCCTGACGCCGCTCGTGCAGCCCGGCTCGACCCGCGACTTCATCGACCACGTGCTGCCGATCCTGCGGGAGCGGGGCGTCGCGGCATCCGAGTACGAAGGCGAGACGCTGCGCGAGCGCCTCATCGGCACCGCGCCGACCCTGGGCGATGACCACCCGGCTGCGCGCTTCCGTGCGGCACGCGTCACCGCTTCGTAG
- a CDS encoding ribokinase, which produces MDVVVVGSINLDLMVGVDRLPAVGETVLGEAIARLPGGKGFNQAVAAARSGAQVRFCGGVGDDGDGAFLRSHLRAAGLDDRMLGVDSSLPTGLAHITVLPDSGNAIIVSQGANGSLTARDAAAAVKGAGVVLAQLEVPADAVEAALSAGRAAGAVTVLNAAPTTAFRPSLLAHVDILVVNESEARDLGGLDHLVAAGPRTVVMTLGEKGAVWRSEGDSGQVAAFPIEAVDTTGAGDAFCGALVASLAQGHDIAQALRRASAAGAITAQHLGAQVEQLSLEAIERMLGA; this is translated from the coding sequence ATGGACGTCGTTGTCGTCGGCAGCATCAACCTCGACCTCATGGTGGGTGTCGACCGCCTGCCCGCGGTCGGGGAGACGGTGCTGGGGGAGGCGATCGCTCGCCTCCCCGGCGGCAAGGGATTCAATCAGGCCGTCGCGGCGGCGCGCTCGGGCGCACAGGTGCGCTTCTGTGGAGGCGTCGGTGACGACGGTGACGGTGCCTTCCTGCGCTCGCACCTGCGCGCGGCGGGCCTCGACGACCGGATGCTCGGCGTCGATTCGTCCCTTCCGACCGGGCTTGCGCACATCACCGTGCTCCCCGACTCGGGCAACGCGATCATCGTGTCGCAGGGTGCCAACGGCTCGCTGACGGCGAGGGATGCTGCGGCCGCCGTCAAGGGCGCTGGTGTCGTGCTCGCCCAGCTTGAGGTGCCAGCGGATGCCGTCGAGGCGGCCCTCTCAGCGGGGCGTGCGGCGGGTGCCGTGACAGTGCTGAATGCTGCCCCGACGACAGCGTTCCGTCCATCGCTGCTGGCGCACGTCGACATCCTCGTCGTCAACGAATCCGAGGCGCGAGACCTTGGCGGGCTCGACCACCTGGTGGCGGCGGGGCCCCGCACGGTCGTCATGACGCTCGGCGAGAAGGGGGCCGTCTGGCGCTCCGAGGGTGACTCGGGGCAGGTTGCGGCGTTTCCCATCGAGGCGGTCGACACGACGGGTGCGGGCGACGCGTTCTGCGGGGCCCTCGTCGCGTCGCTTGCCCAGGGTCACGACATCGCGCAGGCGCTGCGACGGGCATCCGCCGCCGGGGCCATCACGGCGCAGCATCTCGGCGCGCAGGTCGAGCAGCTGTCGCTCGAGGCGATCGAGCGGATGCTCGGGGCGTAG
- a CDS encoding MarR family winged helix-turn-helix transcriptional regulator encodes MEETPWLDDEQLRAWKRLIAVVEQLPGILDTQLQRDSGLTHFEYYVLAMLSEATERTLRMSALAERTNATLPRLSHVVARLEARGLVERRRCEEDKRATNAVLTEAGWQKVLETAPGHVRTVHSSVIAPLSPEQVAQLDGIATAILGRIAPGRPLPEA; translated from the coding sequence ATGGAGGAGACGCCCTGGCTCGACGACGAGCAGCTGCGCGCCTGGAAGCGCCTCATCGCGGTCGTGGAACAACTGCCCGGCATCCTCGACACCCAACTGCAGCGCGACTCCGGCCTCACCCACTTCGAGTACTACGTGCTCGCCATGCTCTCCGAGGCCACCGAGCGCACCCTCCGCATGAGCGCACTCGCCGAACGCACCAACGCAACGCTCCCGCGGCTTTCACACGTGGTCGCGCGACTCGAAGCGCGGGGTCTCGTCGAGCGTCGCCGCTGCGAGGAGGACAAGCGCGCCACCAACGCGGTGCTCACAGAGGCCGGCTGGCAGAAGGTACTCGAGACGGCACCCGGCCACGTGCGCACCGTGCACAGCAGCGTCATTGCGCCCCTCTCCCCCGAGCAGGTCGCGCAGCTCGACGGCATCGCTACCGCAATCCTCGGCCGCATCGCCCCCGGCAGGCCACTGCCCGAAGCCTGA
- a CDS encoding ABC transporter substrate-binding protein → MKALLASGAKRRAVSIASVFAAAALVLTGCAGGDAEPAEPSDSLLSQEECERNRDAGTITYISGYGYSASAGQMDVFLAEEMGFFDDLCLDVEINASGANGQQLVSSGQAQFTALGSASDVMLAAANSDNLTAIATYGSTSPFSIFAHKDVKSLGDLEGKKLGYFINLTPIASAMLDNAGVDVSKVELVKMTNYDPTVVTRGQVDAIVGYASNQPETLRAMGEEFSEFFPADEGVNGTYNVMEVNTKFLEENREVAADFMRASLKALEHCLANSDECIDMISKLAEENGQGSAFPREQLERTWNVESTWVTSNPDLAPGVQTVEQWEQEYKLVEQYGGVKNLPAIEDMMDADLVADLYDNGTLIWPGE, encoded by the coding sequence GTGAAAGCTCTTCTTGCCAGCGGTGCAAAGCGCCGCGCAGTATCGATCGCCAGCGTATTCGCTGCCGCCGCTCTTGTGCTCACCGGTTGCGCCGGAGGTGACGCGGAACCGGCCGAGCCGAGCGACTCGCTCCTCAGTCAGGAGGAGTGCGAGCGCAACCGCGACGCCGGCACCATCACCTACATCTCCGGCTACGGCTACTCGGCCAGCGCGGGCCAGATGGATGTCTTCCTCGCCGAGGAGATGGGCTTCTTCGACGACCTGTGCCTCGACGTCGAGATCAACGCATCCGGCGCGAACGGCCAGCAGCTCGTCTCCTCGGGCCAGGCACAGTTCACCGCGCTCGGTTCGGCATCCGATGTGATGCTCGCCGCAGCCAACAGTGACAACCTCACGGCCATCGCGACCTACGGCAGCACCTCGCCGTTCTCGATCTTCGCCCACAAGGACGTCAAGAGCCTGGGGGACCTCGAGGGCAAGAAGCTCGGCTACTTCATCAACCTGACGCCCATCGCATCCGCCATGCTCGACAACGCCGGCGTCGACGTGTCCAAGGTCGAACTGGTCAAGATGACCAACTACGACCCGACCGTCGTCACGCGCGGGCAGGTCGACGCGATCGTCGGCTACGCGTCGAACCAGCCCGAAACGCTGCGCGCGATGGGCGAGGAGTTCAGCGAATTCTTCCCCGCTGACGAGGGAGTCAACGGCACCTACAACGTCATGGAGGTCAACACCAAGTTCCTCGAGGAGAACCGCGAGGTCGCCGCCGACTTCATGCGCGCGAGCCTCAAGGCGCTCGAGCACTGCCTGGCGAACTCCGACGAGTGCATCGACATGATCAGCAAGCTCGCCGAGGAGAACGGCCAGGGTTCCGCCTTCCCACGCGAGCAGCTCGAGCGCACCTGGAACGTCGAATCGACCTGGGTCACGAGCAACCCCGACCTCGCACCCGGCGTGCAGACGGTCGAGCAGTGGGAGCAGGAGTACAAGCTCGTCGAGCAGTACGGCGGCGTCAAGAACCTCCCCGCGATCGAGGACATGATGGATGCCGACCTGGTCGCCGACCTCTACGACAACGGCACCCTCATCTGGCCGGGGGAGTGA
- a CDS encoding ABC transporter permease — translation MSDNMTETEAVASVAAVATKRRKPGLGWRIWLPPAITFIVFGALWQVTAIANPYVIPTIDGIVMSLIDDPQMYGVNFLVTLQEVAIGAAAGILAGFLIAVVMAEFEILERAVMPLFVVIMVTPIVAIAPALVVAFGFGMMPKYIVTALVVFFPMLVNSLAGLREVDPKALDVLRTLHASRWEIFRELRFPGSMPFVFAGLRVSLPLAVVGAAVAEFVAAGQQAGLGSLVTISAAQANLPVTWASIVLLCVLGVLLVSLLSLVRKRALWWSDGEVVSR, via the coding sequence ATGTCAGACAACATGACCGAGACCGAGGCCGTGGCATCCGTCGCCGCGGTGGCCACCAAGCGTCGCAAGCCGGGCCTCGGCTGGCGCATCTGGTTGCCGCCCGCCATCACCTTCATCGTGTTCGGCGCCCTGTGGCAGGTCACGGCGATCGCGAACCCCTACGTGATCCCCACGATCGACGGCATCGTCATGAGCCTGATCGACGACCCACAGATGTATGGCGTCAACTTCCTGGTGACGCTGCAGGAGGTCGCGATCGGCGCGGCCGCTGGCATCCTGGCCGGGTTCCTCATCGCGGTCGTCATGGCTGAGTTCGAGATTCTCGAGCGGGCCGTCATGCCGCTCTTCGTCGTCATCATGGTGACCCCGATCGTCGCCATCGCCCCGGCGCTCGTCGTTGCCTTCGGCTTCGGGATGATGCCCAAGTACATCGTGACGGCGCTCGTCGTCTTCTTCCCCATGCTCGTGAACTCCCTCGCAGGCCTCCGCGAGGTCGACCCCAAGGCCCTCGACGTGCTGCGGACGCTGCACGCGAGCCGCTGGGAGATCTTCAGGGAACTGCGGTTCCCCGGCAGCATGCCGTTCGTCTTCGCGGGGCTTCGCGTGTCGCTGCCCCTCGCGGTCGTCGGTGCGGCTGTCGCCGAATTCGTCGCCGCCGGCCAGCAGGCCGGCCTCGGGTCACTCGTGACCATCTCGGCCGCTCAGGCGAACCTTCCCGTGACGTGGGCGAGCATCGTGCTCCTGTGCGTGCTCGGTGTGCTCCTCGTCTCGCTCCTCTCCCTCGTGCGCAAGCGCGCCCTGTGGTGGAGCGACGGCGAGGTCGTCTCCCGCTGA
- a CDS encoding PadR family transcriptional regulator codes for MSTTTRLVILGAVRQFQPVHGYFLRRELLSWHVDEWANIQPGSIYNALRSLEKDGYVQEDGTTSEGRRPERTTYRVTPEGETEFLRMLRHALWNVETFDVKPAMALTSFMYALRRQEVMEALEHRIKEIDARISSNNYNVEDVRNSPSTPAYVREIFELSSARLRSEQTWSRDLLGRLQDGEYTFAGE; via the coding sequence ATGTCGACCACCACCCGTCTCGTCATCCTGGGCGCCGTGCGACAGTTCCAGCCGGTGCACGGCTACTTCCTGCGCCGCGAACTGCTCAGCTGGCATGTCGACGAATGGGCCAACATCCAACCCGGCTCGATCTACAACGCGCTCCGCTCGCTCGAGAAGGACGGCTACGTGCAGGAGGACGGCACGACCTCCGAGGGCCGCCGCCCCGAGCGCACGACCTACCGCGTCACGCCGGAGGGCGAGACGGAGTTCCTGCGGATGCTGCGCCACGCACTCTGGAACGTCGAGACCTTCGACGTCAAGCCCGCCATGGCGCTGACGTCGTTCATGTATGCCCTCCGCCGCCAGGAGGTCATGGAGGCGCTTGAGCACCGCATCAAGGAGATCGACGCCCGCATCTCGAGCAACAACTACAACGTCGAGGACGTGCGCAACTCACCCTCGACGCCCGCGTACGTGCGCGAGATCTTCGAACTCTCGTCGGCGCGACTGCGGTCCGAGCAGACGTGGTCGCGCGACCTGCTCGGGCGACTGCAGGACGGCGAGTACACCTTCGCGGGCGAGTAG
- a CDS encoding mycoredoxin has product MTTKTDYSPAEGITMFSTTWCGYCRNLKGQLDREGIPYTEVNIEQVEGTAELVASVNGGNQTVPTVIFPDGSTATNPSLADVKARLA; this is encoded by the coding sequence ATGACCACCAAGACCGACTACAGCCCCGCCGAGGGCATCACCATGTTCAGCACCACCTGGTGCGGCTACTGCCGCAACCTGAAGGGGCAGCTCGACCGTGAGGGCATCCCGTACACGGAGGTGAACATCGAGCAGGTCGAGGGCACTGCCGAACTCGTGGCATCCGTCAACGGTGGCAACCAGACGGTGCCGACCGTGATCTTTCCCGACGGCTCGACCGCGACGAACCCCTCGCTCGCGGACGTGAAGGCGCGGCTCGCCTGA